The following proteins come from a genomic window of Microbacterium sulfonylureivorans:
- a CDS encoding glycine cleavage system protein R — MTTLVLTLVGDDRAGLVAAVADVVDAHGGNWENSELAELAGAFAGIVQISLAPDRVDDLRAALSSLDGLLTVSVHSGADGARDAAPPRLLTIRVLGNDHPGIVREISAALRAHDLSIDRMTSETRDAAMYGGRLFEATISARMPASVDLATVTADLERLASEIQVDVVLGG; from the coding sequence ATGACTACGCTCGTCCTCACCCTCGTCGGCGACGACCGTGCGGGGCTGGTCGCCGCGGTGGCGGACGTCGTCGACGCCCACGGCGGCAACTGGGAGAACAGTGAGCTCGCCGAGCTCGCGGGTGCCTTCGCCGGGATCGTCCAGATCTCCCTCGCGCCCGATCGTGTGGACGATCTCCGAGCGGCGCTCTCGTCGCTCGACGGCCTCCTCACCGTGAGCGTGCATTCGGGTGCCGACGGTGCGCGGGATGCCGCGCCGCCGCGTCTGCTGACGATCCGGGTGCTCGGCAACGACCACCCCGGCATCGTGCGTGAGATCTCGGCCGCACTCCGCGCTCACGATCTGTCGATCGATCGGATGACGAGCGAGACTCGGGACGCGGCGATGTACGGCGGACGCCTGTTCGAGGCGACGATCAGCGCGCGGATGCCGGCATCCGTCGATCTCGCGACGGTCACGGCCGATCTGGAGCGGCTCGCGTCCGAGATCCAGGTGGATGTGGTGCTCGGCGGCTGA
- a CDS encoding LVIVD repeat-containing protein, which yields MNTRSPQGSRWRTRTLAAVGALVLGLSLTTATSALADTPDSDPREGLAPGLHDAEQAASNIALLSAQQKTAPFTTNSDLAFTGDYAIAGNYFGFQIYDVSDPAAPSLSGTFVCPGGQGDVSVYGDLLFMSVESAPGRLDCGTQTTPTTDPQSFRGVRVFDISDILNPVQLTAVQTCRGSHTHTVVKDPDDDENVYVYVSGTAGVRSSAVLAGCTGQPTSNTLEAHLDANGDPILSSRFLVEVIKVPLAAPETAAVVNEARLFTDAATGSPAGLWPGGSHGEGLQSTSATDACHDITAYPEIGLAAGACEGNGILIDISDPVNPVRLDAVTDPRFAYWHSATFNNDGAKVVFTDEWGGGSSPRCRAEDPQNWGANAIFDIVDGQLEFRSYYKMPAVQTAQENCVAHNGSLIPVPGRDIMVQAWYQGGLSIFDFTDSANPVEIAYFDRGPNDGTRLVTGGYWSTYWYNGNVFGNEIGRGFDSLGLTPSEYLSENEITAAGEFQLDHFNAQAQPRYDHDPSFAVVRSYVDQAERAGDLDGKALTEVRKHVDKAEKLADGPAAGRAVVAQLDNAARKSGAASDSALVEALAALAGTFS from the coding sequence ATGAACACACGATCACCCCAGGGATCGCGCTGGAGAACACGAACACTCGCCGCCGTCGGCGCGCTGGTGCTCGGACTCTCGCTGACGACCGCGACCTCCGCGCTCGCCGACACCCCCGACTCCGACCCGCGCGAAGGACTGGCGCCGGGTCTCCACGACGCCGAGCAGGCCGCGAGCAACATCGCGCTCCTGTCCGCTCAGCAGAAGACCGCGCCGTTCACGACGAACTCCGACCTGGCCTTCACCGGCGACTACGCCATCGCGGGCAACTACTTCGGCTTCCAGATCTACGACGTCAGCGACCCGGCCGCTCCGTCGCTCAGCGGCACGTTCGTGTGCCCGGGCGGTCAGGGCGACGTGTCTGTCTACGGCGACCTGCTGTTCATGTCGGTCGAGTCCGCTCCGGGCCGCCTCGACTGCGGCACGCAGACCACACCGACCACCGACCCGCAGAGCTTCCGCGGCGTGCGCGTGTTCGACATCAGCGACATCCTGAACCCGGTGCAGCTCACCGCCGTCCAGACGTGCCGCGGCTCGCACACGCACACGGTCGTCAAGGATCCCGACGATGACGAGAACGTCTACGTCTACGTCTCCGGCACCGCCGGCGTCCGCTCGTCGGCCGTCCTGGCCGGCTGCACCGGTCAGCCCACGAGCAACACGCTCGAGGCTCACCTCGACGCCAACGGCGACCCGATCCTCTCGTCCCGGTTCCTGGTCGAGGTGATCAAGGTTCCGCTCGCGGCACCCGAGACCGCCGCCGTCGTGAACGAGGCGCGCCTGTTCACGGATGCCGCGACCGGCAGCCCCGCGGGCCTCTGGCCGGGCGGCAGCCATGGCGAGGGGCTCCAGAGCACGTCGGCGACGGACGCGTGCCACGACATCACGGCCTATCCCGAGATCGGCCTCGCGGCCGGCGCGTGCGAGGGCAACGGCATCCTGATCGACATCAGCGACCCGGTGAACCCGGTGCGCCTCGATGCGGTGACCGACCCGCGCTTCGCGTACTGGCACTCGGCGACGTTCAACAACGACGGCGCCAAGGTCGTGTTCACCGACGAGTGGGGCGGCGGAAGCTCGCCGCGCTGCCGCGCCGAGGACCCGCAGAACTGGGGCGCGAACGCGATCTTCGACATCGTCGACGGTCAGCTGGAGTTCCGCAGCTACTACAAGATGCCCGCGGTCCAGACGGCGCAGGAGAACTGCGTCGCCCACAACGGCTCGCTCATCCCGGTGCCCGGACGCGACATCATGGTGCAGGCCTGGTACCAGGGCGGTCTCTCGATCTTCGACTTCACCGACAGCGCCAACCCGGTCGAGATCGCGTACTTCGACCGTGGACCGAACGACGGCACCCGTCTGGTGACCGGCGGCTACTGGTCGACGTACTGGTACAACGGGAACGTGTTCGGCAACGAGATCGGACGCGGCTTCGACAGCCTCGGCCTCACGCCGAGCGAGTACCTGAGCGAGAACGAGATCACGGCGGCGGGCGAGTTCCAGCTGGATCACTTCAACGCGCAGGCGCAGCCGCGGTACGACCACGACCCGAGCTTCGCGGTGGTCCGGTCTTACGTCGACCAGGCGGAGCGCGCCGGCGACCTCGACGGCAAGGCGCTCACCGAGGTGCGCAAGCACGTCGACAAGGCCGAGAAGCTCGCCGACGGCCCCGCCGCCGGACGTGCTGTGGTCGCCCAGCTCGACAACGCCGCCCGTAAATCGGGAGCCGCGTCGGACTCGGCGCTGGTGGAGGCGCTGGCCGCTCTGGCCGGCACCTTCAGCTGA
- a CDS encoding DUF305 domain-containing protein, with product MPTPTRLVSLSAAVLLIAGLAGCTAEPDEVAPLPTTPVVQLGGPGEPNRTLSPEEAAGLGTPTYVEEDVVFVREMLHHHSQAIEMVGYVEERAEGSDVLLLAERMDVSQTDEMTQLEKWLQTRGEPVRDPDASHDDHPADMPGVLTEAELAQLEAAEGDAFDVLFLESMIRHHEGAIQMVRELYAAGGGQESEIDAFARHVEADQGIEIARMQEMLAEREG from the coding sequence ATGCCGACGCCGACCCGGCTGGTCTCACTGAGCGCAGCTGTGCTCCTCATCGCCGGGCTGGCGGGGTGCACCGCCGAGCCGGACGAGGTCGCGCCGCTGCCCACGACGCCGGTCGTGCAGCTCGGGGGGCCGGGCGAGCCGAACCGCACGCTCTCGCCGGAGGAGGCCGCCGGGCTCGGCACGCCGACGTATGTCGAAGAGGACGTCGTCTTCGTGCGGGAGATGCTCCACCACCACTCGCAGGCGATCGAGATGGTCGGCTACGTCGAAGAGCGGGCGGAGGGCTCCGACGTCCTGCTCCTCGCCGAGCGCATGGACGTGAGCCAGACCGACGAGATGACCCAGCTGGAGAAGTGGCTGCAGACCCGAGGCGAGCCGGTGCGGGATCCGGATGCCTCGCATGACGACCACCCGGCCGACATGCCGGGCGTCCTGACCGAGGCCGAGCTGGCACAGCTCGAGGCGGCCGAGGGTGACGCGTTCGACGTGCTGTTCCTCGAGTCGATGATCCGCCACCACGAGGGCGCGATCCAGATGGTCCGCGAGCTCTACGCGGCGGGCGGTGGCCAGGAGTCCGAGATCGACGCGTTCGCTCGTCACGTCGAGGCAGACCAGGGCATCGAGATCGCTCGCATGCAGGAGATGCTGGCCGAGCGCGAGGGCTGA